The Polypterus senegalus isolate Bchr_013 chromosome 11, ASM1683550v1, whole genome shotgun sequence sequence CAATTCTTACACAAAGAATATTTGTGAAACTAACTAAATAGAGGAAATAAATAAGTGCATGCATGCGTCTATATATTCGCTTTACTGCATTGTGCTCTcacgtctttctctctctctctgccctgTAATATTGTGGGCTCAACGGCACTCTACACCCATACACTTTTTTAATCaccttattattaattttttgctcATCCGTACTGCACAGATTAAGGTTAAGTAATAAATATTGATTAGAGGCTGTCTTGAGttatttacaatctgattttcaCAGGGCTCTGAATTTTTTACTACAACTGTAATACCACCAGACAGTGTAGGAGCTACaaagtaattttctttttgtgcatgtatgcagcatttaAACTTTACAAAGTGCAATTTAGATGAATACAGGTAAGCAgcacaacaagcaccatggaaagcaactcttttaTACCCGCCATGTTGGAAAGGTAAAGGGTGACCAGTTAAGCAATAAGCCATTAGactgagcaggatccaatcaggtaAGGGCCacaaaataagcacaaaccaataaGAGCACAactacatttttagaaaaaaaaacgcGTTTGTACCCATTCACATCAAAGCGCTGCCACTATGTTTTCAGAAGTATGTGGCACTGGAAAGCGTTTTTAAAAGTCTTCATTTTCAGAAGTCGAAAACAATGGGGTATAGTAGGTGAACAGCGAAAACAGAgacaaatgtatgtgtttttaaatgaaaacacattagTCTAGACGGGGTCTTGGGAagttatttaaaattaacttaTTAACTAAATTACTTATTAGAAGAATAACAAAACACCAGAAGATAACCAACGGAGTGAGGAAGACAAATAGAAAATACTAAGtttagagtaaaaataaaaatggaagaaaacataAGGAATCGTTTTGAGAAAGTAAAGAAGGTTTACCAAATATTAGACAGAACTGCTCTTGCAATAGAAAATacttgttaaaaatataaagaacaacATAATGCcaaataatgatattttaaaacaattatgaAATGAAAGTCAGGAAAGCAAAATGGTCTATTATTTATGTTTTCAGTTTTcaagaaaataaatccaaatcccCAACATTTAACAGTTATACAAAGGGACAATCccaatacaacaataataaattgaCTAATATTTAGCACAAGAAATtatccaaacaataatgaaaaggcccaaacaaatcaaattccaaACTTTCTTTCTAAAAAATATGACTTAAACCCTACTGATAGATGAAGAGTTCTAAGCATTGTGAGAAACAGTAAAGCGCTTAACCACAAAAGCAAAATATGTctaaaaaatacagagaaaaaccAAAGGTCAGTTATATTTgtatacatgaaaaataaataccttggaaaaataataatagttgACTATATTATAAGGCTGTCTCAGATAACCACTGTAATGGCAGCACACTTGAGTAATTGGGAGGCCTGCCTTcccaaaattaataataataactaaaggaggaattcaattaattaaaaacaaatgattatCAAATTagaatgaaacaaaagaaaagctgCCAATAAATCTAAAACCAGTAATGCGACCCTAGCAAAATCCTGACAAGAGGAAACAGACAGCAGCACATTTTCCTAACTTGAAAATGGAAACATTACAAATTTTTTAATCTAAGGGACAGAGAGGACAGGCTGGAGCCCATTTTTTTCTGTCCAATCATTCCTGAGTGGAGCCATGTGCCCTTCTAAGGGAAGCAGACTGTAACCTGCATAAGAGACCTGTCTTTTTAAGAGAGGTTCAGTGGTGTATTGATCTAAAGGTGGTCCTGTGGTTTAGTCCACTGAGACTTCAAAGCCTAGTTCCACTTGTGGAAGTAGTTACAGGTTACTGTCGCCAGGAAGCTCTCTCATGGCAGAGATCCCTTTGAGTCTACAGTCAAAAGGTGATTTGGGGTTTAGATGGCTGAAGGAAAAGAAGCCAGGActaagagtccaaaacagagagAAATGGTAGGAGATTGGAGTTATGTTTTGCAAACAGGTCAGTACACGCAGCTCAACTTGATCAACAAAGCTCGATGCCTATAAAGGAAAGCCCAGATAGGCAATGGGGTTTACTACTTTTTTCCCCTGCCTTTTTGTGTAACAGgcatatttttgtattctttggaCTTCTAGAAATTATTATGCTATTCCAATGGAGAACATTTGTCAAAAGCAACATTTTCGACATAAAGGTGAAAATTTAGAGTATGTCACATTTTCAGAATTGCATGAgctattatttaattttcttttttacaatgcTAAGCAGAGAGATCTGCAAATATGatcccttgtttttttttaatttaaaaagacacaGGGATTTTCAGACCACATACAGAGGTAATGAAAAAATCATTCATTTGTTTAGTTTACTGTAATTTAATCATTACTTGTGCAAACATTCTGGCACATTCAAGATGACACTTAGCCATAGATGACATGCTGGGCCAGCTTGTTATGACATCTGCTGTGTGTATTTACTACAGTTCATCCAGTTCAAAAgagaaataattacattaaccAAGACAGAATTGCTATTAGCACTTGCCATGGATCATCATCCATCCACCTGATATTGAACACATTGGTCCTCATGTAAGCTAAAGAAGTTCTTCTATAGCTCAGGCAGGTAGCATCACTGTTACCATTGTAGGTGGTGCTATCACTGAGCCACCATTTGAATTAGCTGTTTTTGCCAATGGTCATTCTGGAATATCAGACCATTTTAAATTAGATCAGGTTTGCTTCATTGCATCCATTCTTGGACTATGCATTCCCATATTCCCAATAGCCCACACACCATGGGGACCAGCAGTGTAACAAACTGAACTGAGAAATAGTAAAGGTATCTAGTGTTGCTGTTGTCTGTAAGGCCAGGGCCACTGAAATACCCTCAAACATCAAATAAGGTTTACTATCTCCCCTGCTTAAAATAACTACATCTTTAAAATTTTTGCTATCAGGATAGGGTTCACCCTTAGACCCTGTTATGGCCTTTCCTCTAGCTGTAGATGTGCAGCAGACACGAAACAAAGCTCAATCCATGGATTGAACCATGACCTTTGAGGTCTAAGAACCTTAGAAATTTACCTAAAAATGCTTAATTCTTTAGATAGAATCCTTTTCATTATTTGGGAAGATACCTTCACTGCATCTCAACAGACTTGCATTTCATTTCAGTGTCATACTCACTATCTTAAATTCATCATCCCTGGTAAAAGTCATTCATATTCCTGACactattatatttaaaatcagaATCACCTATAGCATCTTATTCCTAAACGAAGTTTGAAATCTGGCTCTTGCAACCTCAACCCTATTGTAGAACAGAAAAACCAAACCAGTtgccttaaaaatgatttattaaatatGAGGCATATAGATGCACTTAATCAGTGGGGATAAGGAATTCCCTATAACTCAGTACTCCCACACATAAGCCAACATTAAATTCATGCTAGTTTAAGTTGATTATCCTTGGTGAACTGCATCTCccaaattgaaatgaatgtaatTAAGAGCAGGCTTATTCTTCAAGCCTGTCATAGCGTATCCAAAACCTGAGATTGAACCGCGAGGTTGTGGCCTCGACTTTCCCTCAAAGAAGACATCTAAAAAGTTGATACAGTATTTAATAACTTGGGAAGCTAGTATAACTTTTGTTGATAGGGAAGCCACCTTTTAACACTCACCAACTTAAATTCATTATCCTTGGTAATAACCATCCTTGCTTTTGACACCATTGCAACCAAGATCAAGATTTCTCTTAGAGTCTGATCGTTCATACTTAATAAGGTAATGGAACTCCTCTAAAATGCAGGAAGATGCTTTTGTGGCAATACAACAGATATGTCCATTGAACtctgttaaaatgtatttagtttacACCATAGTTTCTTGCAATGTAATAATAATTCACaaagaaaggaataaaaagcatcaGGAAATTTTTGTCATCTGACACtaaacaaaacacagcaagatTTTAAGGTGTACTCACATTGTTTCATCATTCTGGAACTCCAGCTTTCCAGCTACCTCTTCATAATCTTCACCGGCTTTGGCTGTACCTTCAATTGTCTTGTATGGTACAATAACAGTCCCTCGAGCTCCAGAGGTCCGCTGGACTTTCACCTGCATAATCCCAATACTTTCGCTCACACGAGTGCTGTTACTTTCAAATGTGAATATTCCTGCATGGTCATCATCAAATATGGTCACTGTGGCTGTGTGGTCAGTGCCAAGGCTAGCTTTTGGAGGGGAATCACTGGATTCCAATCCTCCTTCTGCATAAGTAACCCTGACATTACTCAGGTTGACATAAAAATATTCATCTTCTTCAAATATGTCATCATCTATGATGCCTACTGTTACTTCTTTGTGAGTCTCACCAGCTTTAAAGACAAGCGTGCCCTCTGCAAATTCATAATCAGAGCCAGCATTGGCTGTGCCATCTTCAGTTTTAAAATCAACTTTCACAGTGCAGTTGGGATCTCCACCTCTTCTCACCACTGTAAGCACCAGAGAGCCACAGTTCTCGAAGCATTGGTAGTGAGATGGCTCAAATAAGATTTTGATGGTTTGGTCATCCTCCTCTGAGCGAGCTTCATGGCAGCTGATCACCTTCCGAGCTTGGTCTGCAGCATGCTTCTTCAGGATATTCCCAGCACCAATCATCATTCGGGTAGCTTGAATCCTATAAAAAGCTCGGCTTTTCTGCTGCTGGACAAGAACGTGATAATTGGCCATTTCAATCAGTTGTTCCATGTCTTTGTCTGGATGTTTCTGCTTGAGCTCTTTTAATGTTCTGGCCATATCCCTACGAGCTTCTTCCTCTTGAATCTTATTGTTATCATCTGCCAGGCTTAGCATTCCATCTAGGACTTCCTTATGTGAATTGACTACTTGGCCATCCATTTCAATATCCATTTTGGTAAAAGGACCATCCCCTTCGGTCTCAATTATTATACCCCTGTGCTTATCTGCCCTATACCTTTTGTGGACATATTTATAGAAAAGCAGCCTACGGTCAGCAATCCAAGCTTGGATGACACAAAGTGGAAAAAACATGAAAGTTAGGACTGCCTCCCACACGTCCACAACTCCAGGAGAGAACACAGACAGAATAAGGTAGAGCCAAATATAGGCAAAGATGCTCCAAGCTGCTGTGACGAAAAAGACCCTCAAGTGCTTGATCTTCCTTGTTTCCCCATCCGGGACTACATAGACGCAAAGGGCAATAATCACAAACATGTTGAAAGCCGCGCTACCAACAATGGTGCTAGGGCCCATATCCCCTGCCTGAAACTGATGTCCGCATACCTCAATCACAGAAAGTAAGATCTCTGGAGCAGATGATCCCAGTGCCATGAGAGTCAGATTGGACACAGTCTCATTCCAGATTCtaactgttgttgttgtagtttcaCCATTTGGCTTTTTAATAGTGATCTCCTTCTCCTGGGAAGTGATTACCTCTATGGATGACATGAAGCGATCTGCGATGATGGACATTCCCAGAAACATATAAATCAGGGCTACAAAGTATACAATTGCTCTGGCAACTTTGTCTCCAACTGAGGGATCTTGGGGGTTCCAGACAGGAAGAACCACTCCCTCGGCACATCCATTACTTCCTGAGCAGGTACCATTGACAGCAGACTTATCAGGTGGCATTTCAGTTTCACTTGCATTTGATAGCTGGATGTGGAAGATTAATGTAGCAACGAGAACTAGGCACCTGAAACCCAAGGTGGGCCAGACGTGACGAGTAGTTGTTATCATGTTGGTAGAACTGGCAATAGATCTCTCTTTTACACCTGaaagagaacaaaacaaacaattaacCTTGTCTGGAAATATGCAAACTTATTCTGCCACATGAACTGTACACTATTCAAGTAATATTAAGAACACATAAACCACAGTTTCAAAAACAGGATGCATAGAGTAGAATATAAAGCAACTGGAAATCGGAAGGTTAGCAATGCCTAAATGCACACAAAGACAACAACATAAACATCAGTTACATGATCATCCAGGGGCCACATTCTAGCACCTGTCAAAAGTGACAAAATAACGTCAGATTGACCGAGTGCACAAAAAGACAACAAGGTTTTCAATTAGCGGAAAAAAGGCCAACTAAGTGTCAGACAGTTAAATGGCTTCGATACATGACTATTGTTGGCAAGACTGATCCATACAGCAGGCAACAGTAatagaatataaatgttaatgtctgCCTGACATCTTTTTTCTTCTTGTGATTCAAGGAGTTGAATGAGTAATAAAGCCAAGCTGATTTTCATCTCCCTATTGTGTGGCAGCcggtataataaaaacatacacaaaacAAGATATAATGAATGGGCTTATCAGCAGGTCTCGCATTACTTGGCAAACCTTTAAAAGACAGGAGCAGATACTATTATATTCATCAAGTGCAAAAAATATGTGCTTTTGTTTGTGCTTAATTAGCTTAGGGACACTGAAATAATGCTAGAGTGATATGGAGACACAGAGGCTCATGGCTCCAGGGGAAAGGATTAAATTCCTGGTCCAATCTTCAGCTGCATGGAGTTTTTCCTATAGTTTCCTACTACAGTCCAAAGGCATAAATGTTAGGTCAACTGACAGCTTTAAACCAGCCCAACAGATTGTGTGTAAGCACACCCTGTGATGAACTTGCATTCTAAGCAAACTTAGTTACTGTTTTGTATCCAGTAGTGCTTGAACAGGCTCTGAATCTATGAATGGAATAGGTTGGTTCAGAAAGATGGATGAAAAGCTTTGATTTGAAATAGTAAGAATGCTGTATTGGCGGAGTAACCAGTAAGGGACTTGATAGCCTGCTGACAATTGCAGTTAGAATTTGTTCATGGTGGAAGTTTGTTTTCTCTTCTCCACTACCTGCTCTTTTTATCCTAATATAATCACACTCTATCTATCTTATGTATCCACTTATTCCAATTGAAATTTGTGGGTATtcaatttatctttatatataatacgctactgggCCAtacgtttgtctgtccaggattttaattcacttgtagctcacaaaccgtttgacctattgacctgaaattttgtacacatatactatgtgacatctactatccgctttggggtgatgattgacctccaaggttattcctctttttatttttattttattttattgtagaatcaactctcggcagcgggcagcgggcagcagggcggccatgcggcacaagcgtatgggtgccgttctcattccttcCGTCTTTGTTGttacttcctctacctcttcatatcttaaatcattcttgaggcagattgaagacttcagtgccagcttaagtgaaaattaaggaaaacatactaagtaattgcaacacaaacactgacttaatcagttttaacgcaaaaaagatgccaatgaaagaagagaagaagtgggccgctagggtagagaaaagaagagctgctcaggaagcagcaagtacaTCAACTTCTGagaaaacgaatgctaaacgtacataGAGAGtataaaaactatgaatgctcaagtcaagtgtattcactgcacgttattgtgtagTGCGCCGTTACTTGTAATTTATATTTGTGGATTTTAAAagtctaatttttattttcaaatgaagcatctatgtaaatatactgtaaatctttatattttatatgcatGTAGCATGAGATAGTCCTTGTTAGCATTGTGATCTTGACATGGTGGAGGATTCTGTTCCTTAATGATCTATAAAGATACTGTATGTTGCCTGGAAATGTGTGTTCCTGACAAGGTTAACCATGGAAAACTTGTCTAAGAGGCGGAGTCAGAAAAGGAACGTGACCCTCATGGTGGTctcaaaaatatcaaagaaaacctTTCCCAGAACAGGAATACTGGGACCCACTTTTGGAACCAGGCATATGAGTGGAGTATATTGATAAGAGCTAGGTGTCTGGATGACCCATGTACAGTAACTCAGTCAGGCTCAGCCTTGAGAAACTGAGACAAGTTGACTCATCACCCATAAGGCGAAGAATGAGAGTTGGGTGCAATAAAAGTAAGATGACAGGCAacatttaggcatgctggacTTTGGCAATGGGAGCTAACCTTTAGGATATGGAATGTAGCATGTGTGATGGTGTTGTGTCAAAAGCTGGGGCAGAACATTGAAAAGCACCAGCTGTCTATAGTGTGGCATGCGGCTGagggtggagcccagctgggacgcccggGAGGACAACATGCAGCATCTTAGAATGCTAAATTCAAAGCTTCACATAGACCAGGAAACAGCACTGCATTTATAATATAGACACACCTTCTAAAGCATGGGAAACTGAAATCAGTAAAAGATGAAGGCTTGTAATTATGACCAGATGAGGTGGCATTTGAGTATcaatcattatttgaaataaagCGACGCATAATTCATCACAGAGATTGCATTGTCTAAAATATGTATAGCTAATATTCATCTATTTTAGATAATATAGAGAAAAGACTGACTTACAGCAAAACATTTTCATCATTAAAGATCATAAATCATTCCATTTGTGAGGTTATTCATTGCATAATTCATAACCTATCCTGATGGATTTTGAACAGTCAATGTAGTTACgctgcattcagaaagtattctgagccttgcacttttttcacattttctgtcaCAGCCTTACGCTAAAATTggttaaattaatttattcccTCATCAATAAATACTCAGTACACTAGAATGACATATGAAAAACAGgattttgtttgtcaaatttataaaaaatgtaaaaaataaatatatatatatttatatataaaaataaatatcccattgacagaagtgttcagaccctttgttatgacacttgaaatttggatCTGGTGCATCCATTTCTAttgatcaatacaatacaatacaatttattttttgtatagcccaaaatcacacaaaggggtgcagcaatgggctttaactggccctgcctcttgacagccccccagccttgactctctaaaaagacaagaaaaaactcccaaaaaaaacccagtagggaaaaaatggaagaaaccttgggaaaggcagttcaaagagagacccctttccaggtaggttgggtgtgcagtgggtgttaaaatGAATGGGGTCAATACTGCAATGTCACACCACTGAGGTGATTCTAGACTTTGTTTGAAGTTCACCTGTGGTCATTTCAATTGATTGTACATGATTAGGAAGGGCACACACCATTCAAGAAAAGGTCCCACAGCTGGTAATGTGTGTCAGAGCCAAAACCATACCATGAGGTCTAGAAAATTGTCTTTGGAGCTTAGAGACAAGATTCTGTCaaagcacagatctggggaacGCAACAAAAAAATCATCAGCATTGAAGGGTTCCAAGTTCACAATGGCCTCCATAAGTTTTACACAGAAAAAGTCTGAAATAACCATAACTCTTCCTAGTGCTGGCCGCCCAGACAAACTGGAAAATCACAGGAGAAGGGCCTGAACTATTTGGTGTGAATTGTAAGCATTAtgtctgaaggaaaccaggcactgctcatcatgtGTGCAATACCATTTCAAAGGTGAAGcgtggtagtggcagcatcatgctgtggggttgtttttcagcagcagggactcggagactagtcagggttgagggaaagcttaATGGATCAAAgtagagatatccttaatgtCAGCCTATTTCAGAACAATCTGGTCTTCAATCTGTGCTTAAAGTTtgccttccaacaggacaatggccttaagcacaaaacaaagaaaatacagcaGAGGCTTAGTGACAACTCTGAATGTCTATGAATGGCCCAAGTCAGAGCCTCGATTTGAAAAGTTGGTCCAAGTGTTGACGTACTTCCAGGGAAATCTCAGCCACCTCAGTCACTTCTGTTGTCCATACTGCAATTCTAATCTTTGTTTAATGGCaagaatgtcagagaaaaagTTCAAGTTTCAGCATACATATAACTCTAAAGCTGAACATTGTGGTGTAATTGTATATCGAGCTTCCAGTAAGTAGAACAAGGTACtttgttttcatacatttccctcTGATGAATAAACATTATCTAAATGGATCGTTGATGTCCAGCGAGAGAGCATTACAGTTAGTTCCCATACCTGAATTTGTAGCCGGCATTGTAAAAAATAGGATTTTCGCAAGCCAGGATCTGAGACAGGGTGGCGACTGTTAAAGAAGGGAACGATTCCTGTGTTGCTTGAGAGGAACTTATTTTCCATTCCACTTTCAAGAGCAGGGGGATTGGGTGAGGAGAAAGTGGCTGACAGAGGATGACACAACGGTGAGGAGGAGTAGGATAAAATCCTTGAGGACCAAAACCACACTTTAACTCTAGATCCAGCAGTTGTTGACCTGGCACTTGATGGAAACATGTCTCTCAGAGAGGAGATCCTCTAGTTAAGAAAACAAACTGAGACCCTTACAATGAAGCAGTGGTTTGGCATTGACCGTTTTAATGGCTCAGACAGACACATTCACTTTTTTACAAAGTAAGATGTCCAGCAAACTCatgttgttatttattgtagcatcaagtgccacaatggatggattctcaTCTCTTTACCTGGCTCTTTGAAgtggctcactatccttaaaaggattgCTTGCATTTTGATGCACTAGTTGTGTGCAACTGTGCAGAACTGC is a genomic window containing:
- the LOC120539338 gene encoding sodium/calcium exchanger 1-like; protein product: MITTTRHVWPTLGFRCLVLVATLIFHIQLSNASETEMPPDKSAVNGTCSGSNGCAEGVVLPVWNPQDPSVGDKVARAIVYFVALIYMFLGMSIIADRFMSSIEVITSQEKEITIKKPNGETTTTTVRIWNETVSNLTLMALGSSAPEILLSVIEVCGHQFQAGDMGPSTIVGSAAFNMFVIIALCVYVVPDGETRKIKHLRVFFVTAAWSIFAYIWLYLILSVFSPGVVDVWEAVLTFMFFPLCVIQAWIADRRLLFYKYVHKRYRADKHRGIIIETEGDGPFTKMDIEMDGQVVNSHKEVLDGMLSLADDNNKIQEEEARRDMARTLKELKQKHPDKDMEQLIEMANYHVLVQQQKSRAFYRIQATRMMIGAGNILKKHAADQARKVISCHEARSEEDDQTIKILFEPSHYQCFENCGSLVLTVVRRGGDPNCTVKVDFKTEDGTANAGSDYEFAEGTLVFKAGETHKEVTVGIIDDDIFEEDEYFYVNLSNVRVTYAEGGLESSDSPPKASLGTDHTATVTIFDDDHAGIFTFESNSTRVSESIGIMQVKVQRTSGARGTVIVPYKTIEGTAKAGEDYEEVAGKLEFQNDETMKVIEVKIIDDEEYEKNKTFTIELGEPVLVDIGQKHGDSNENKPVATEGENEQVAKMGCPSLGEHTRMEVVIEESYEFKSTVDKLIKKTNLALVVGSSSWREQFVSAVTVSAGDDDEEESGEERLPSCFDYIMHFLTVFWKVLFAFVPPTEYWNGWACFIVSIILIGILTAVTGDLASHFGCTVGLKDSVTAVVFVALGTSVPDTFASKVAAIQDQYADASIGNVTGSNAVNVFLGIGVAWTIAAVYWKSKGVVFKVNPGNLAFSVTLFTIFAFINVAVLIYRRRPSIGGELGGPRTAKILTTLLFIFLWLMYILLASLEAYCHVQGF